The genomic DNA CCGCGTGCAGCGGCGCGGGGGCGGCGGCAGCTCCGGGGGCGACGACTCCGTCAACGTCGTCATGGTCAACAACCCGCAGATGGTCGAGCTGCAGAAGCTGACGGCCAAGCACTTCACGAAGAAGACCGGCATCGAGGTGAACTTCACCGTGCTGCCGGAGAACGAGGTCCGCGACAAGATCAGCCAGGACTTCGCCAACCAGGCGGGCCAGTACGACGTGGCCACCATCAGCAACTTCGAGGTGCCCTTCTTCGCCGAGAACGACTGGCTGCTGCCGCTCGACGAATACGCCGCGGACGACGCGAAGTTCGACCAGGAGGACGTCCTCGCGCCGATGCGCGAGTCGCTGACGGCCGAGGACGGCAAGCTGTACGCCGAGCCCTTCTACGGCGAGTCGTCCTTCCTCATGTACCGCAAGGACGTCTTCGCCGAGAACGGCCTGAAGATGCCCGACAAGCCCACCTGGCAGCAGGTCGCCGACCTCGCCGCCGAGGCGGACGGCGCCGAGCCCGGCATGAAGGGCATCTGCCTGCGCGGCCTGCCCGGCTGGGGCGAGGTCATCGCGCCGCTGACGACGGTGGTCAACACCATGGGCGGCACCTGGTTCGACGAGAACTGGGAGGCGCAGCTCACCTCGCCCGAGTTCACCAAGGCGGCGAAGTTCTACGTCGACCTCGTCCGCGAGCACGGCGAGGCCGGCGCGGCCCAGTCCGGCTACGCCGAGTGCCTGAACAACCTCACCCAGGGCAAGACCGCCATGTGGTACGACGCCACCGCGGCCACCGGCTCGCTGGAGGCCGAGGACTCCCCCGTCCGCGGCAAGATCGGCTACGCGCCTGCGCCGGTCGACAAGACCGAGTCCTCCGGCTGGCTCTACACCTGGGCGTGGGGCGTGCAGAAGGCGTCGGAACGGCCCGAGAGCGCCTGGAAGTTCATCTCCTGGGCGTCGAGCAAGGAGTACGAGGAGCTGGTCGGCAAGGAGCTGGGCTGGGCCAACGCGCCCGCGGGCAAGCGCGCGTCGACGTACTCCAACCCCGACTACCTGAAGGCCGCCGGCTCCTTCGCCGACATCACCCGCGAGGCGATCGAGGGCGCCGACCCGCGCGACCCGGGCACCCAGCCGCGGCCCGCGCCCGGCATCCAGTTCGTCGGCATCCCCGAGTTCTCCGATCTGGGCACCAAGGTCTCCCAGGAGATCAGCTCGGCCATCGCGGGCAAGCAGTCCGTCGAGGACGCGCTGGAGAACTCCCAGGAACTGGCCGAGGAGGTCGGCGGGGAGTACCGGGACCGATGAGTACTCCGACCGCCGTACGCACCGAGCGCCCGGCGCCGCGCGCGGGCCGGCCGGCACCCCGCCGGCCGGGCCGCGGGGCCCGCGCCTGGGCCACCCGCGCGCCGCTGCTGCCGGCGCTGGTGTTCCTGATCGCCGTCACCCAACTGCCGTTCGTGGCGACCCTGGTGATCTCCCTCTTCGACTGGAACTCGCTGCGCCCCGACGACCGCAGCTTCACCGGACTCGACAACTACAGCCAGGTGGCGAGCGACGAGGGCCTGCGCGAGTCGGTGGTGACCACGGCGGTGCTGACCGCCGCGGTCGTCCTGGTCAGCGTGGTGCTCGGGCTGCTCATCGCGCTGCTGCTGGACCGGGCGTTCCCCGGCCGCGGCGTGGTGCGCACGCTGCTCATCGCGCCATTCCTGCTGGTGCCGGTCGCGGCCGCGCTGCTGTGGAAGCACGCGCTCTACAACCCCGAGTACGGCCTCTTCAACGGCGCCATCACCTGGGTCGCGGAGCTGTTCGGCGACGACACGCCGCCGCAGCCGGACTGGGTGTCGGACATGCCGCTGATCGCCGTCGAGGCCGCGCTGATCTGGCAGTGGACACCGTTCATGATGCTGATCCTGCTGGCCGGGCTGCAGAGCCGGCCGACGGAGATGGTCGAGGCCGCCAAGCTCGACGGCGCCACGAGCTTCCAGATCTTCCGCTACCTCACGCTGCCGCATCTGCGCCGCTATCTCGAACTGGGCGTGCTGCTCGGCTCGGTGTACATCGTGCAGAACTTCGACGCGGTGTTCACCATCACCTCGGGCGGGCTCGGCACCGCCAACCTGCCGTACACGATCTACCAGACCTTCTACCAGGCGCACGAGTACGGGCTGGCCTCGGCCGCCGGCGTGCTCGTCGTCATCGGCTCCATCGTCATCGCGACCTTCGCGCTGCGCGTCGTGTCGTCCCTGTTCCGGGAGGAGGCGTCCCGCGCATGACCACGACCGTAGCGACGGCCCGGAAGCCGGCCCGCACCGGCCGCGCCGCGCTGCCGCCCGCCCTGCGCAAGGCGCGGCGCCGCAGTGCCGGGCTCGGGCTGCTGGCCTGGCTCGTCGGCATCGCGTTCTTCCTGCCGGTGGCGTGGATGGTGCTCACCTCGCTGCACGCGGAGACCGACGCCGCCGCCAACCCGCCGGCGGTCGCCGCGTCGCTCACGCTCGACGGCTACCGCACGTTCTTCGGCTCCGGCGGCGGCCCCAGCCCGTGGCCCGCGCTGCTCAACTCGGTGATGGCGAGCGTGTTCTCGACCGTGCTGGTGCTCGCGCTGGCGCTGCCGGCCGCGTACGCGCTGTCCATCCGGCGCGTGAAGCGCTGGACCGACGTGCTGTTCTTCTTCCTCTCCACCAAGATGCTGCCGGTGGTCGCCGGGCTGCTCCCGATCTACCTGTTCGCCAAGAACACCGGGATGCTCGACAACATCTGGCTGCTCGTCCTGCTGTACACGTCGATGAACCTGCCGATCGCGGTGTGGATGCTGCAGTCGTTCCTCGCGGACATCCCCGTCTCGATCGTGGAGGCCGCGCAGATCGACGGGGCGAAGCTCACCACCGTGCTGACCCGGGTGATCGCCCCGGTCGCCGGCCCGGGCATCGCCGCCACCTCGCTGATCTGCTTCATCTTCAGTTGGAACGAGATGCTGTTCGCGCGGGTGCTCACGGGGGTGACGGCGGAGACCGCCCCCGTCTTCCTCACCCGCTTCATCACCAGTCAGGGGCTCTTCCTCGCCCAGGTCTGCGCCGCCTCCGTCGTCATCTCCCTCCCGGTGCTCGCCGCCGGGTTCGCCGCCCAGGACAAGCTGGTCCAGGGCCTGTCCCTAGGAGCCGTCAAATGAGGGCCGCCGTCATCGAAGCCCCCGGCACGGTCACCGTGACCGACGTCCCCGACCCCACCCCCGGCCCGCGCGAGGTCGTGGT from Streptomyces sp. CMB-StM0423 includes the following:
- a CDS encoding carbohydrate ABC transporter permease — translated: MTTTVATARKPARTGRAALPPALRKARRRSAGLGLLAWLVGIAFFLPVAWMVLTSLHAETDAAANPPAVAASLTLDGYRTFFGSGGGPSPWPALLNSVMASVFSTVLVLALALPAAYALSIRRVKRWTDVLFFFLSTKMLPVVAGLLPIYLFAKNTGMLDNIWLLVLLYTSMNLPIAVWMLQSFLADIPVSIVEAAQIDGAKLTTVLTRVIAPVAGPGIAATSLICFIFSWNEMLFARVLTGVTAETAPVFLTRFITSQGLFLAQVCAASVVISLPVLAAGFAAQDKLVQGLSLGAVK
- a CDS encoding carbohydrate ABC transporter permease codes for the protein MSTPTAVRTERPAPRAGRPAPRRPGRGARAWATRAPLLPALVFLIAVTQLPFVATLVISLFDWNSLRPDDRSFTGLDNYSQVASDEGLRESVVTTAVLTAAVVLVSVVLGLLIALLLDRAFPGRGVVRTLLIAPFLLVPVAAALLWKHALYNPEYGLFNGAITWVAELFGDDTPPQPDWVSDMPLIAVEAALIWQWTPFMMLILLAGLQSRPTEMVEAAKLDGATSFQIFRYLTLPHLRRYLELGVLLGSVYIVQNFDAVFTITSGGLGTANLPYTIYQTFYQAHEYGLASAAGVLVVIGSIVIATFALRVVSSLFREEASRA